The Lepeophtheirus salmonis chromosome 6, UVic_Lsal_1.4, whole genome shotgun sequence DNA window atgaaaagaaaaatttaactgcataatgcaaaatatattcaatcaattgtacttaaaatttcaaaatcaaaattgagaaatGATAAAGGATGTCAGAAGTGGAAAATCTTCTTAACGTTAGTATGCTACTACAGACATAAAGAAATCaacatataacaaaaatacattaacatagaattattttgaatttagatAGAATTTTTTGTGCTtgtggattaaattttttgctcctTTGATTGcataataattatctatagTAACCATAGCTAATCAACTATCCTATTCGTAATGATGCATTTgtgatagatattttttttggagctaCACGCCCACTTTCCATGTAAGTTAGACTCAATTCTTAACTAAAACAGAATAAacaataaactttatttcataatcAAAACTATCACAACTCGCTTTTCGGTATAATAATTGAGTATCTGCTATTTTCTCCTGTGATCTCTTTGTGACTTAAAGCATTAGACTCTACGTATTATGGATTCAAAAGGGTGTTAAAAGATACTTTGCgttgatatattttagatactttatgtttttcttcattcctAGTTTGACCTAGGCAAAGCAGGAAACAATATTAAGTTCCCGGTATAACATAACTTACTGACTTTGTGctgtgtatttatatttgattacttaactctaaattataatatggaaCCCATCTGGGAAATGAATGcctatataccgggtggtccaatGAAATGTAAGCTCTTATTAATTCGATAATTAATGTGGTTTGAGTaattgaaacaaagaaaaaacaacttatgATCTCTAGCTCATGTACAAGTCTAAAAAATCACATTTGTATTTGATTTACTAATTAACAtttgtgcactccaagcagttggatgtctccaagaccaccgtctacgtcgttagcaattccaaaaaattggcttttttaacCCCTTAAGCCCTGACGTCATCCACCTCCATTACATACACTGTCCGTCATCTAAACAGAGAGTCCCTCAACGACACTGTCAGACAACACTGGAACACCATGACAAAAGACTAAATCTGCAGTGAGTGCCGGCCTTCCACCTCCTAGAAGTTgagctaaaattgaattatatcatttttattaatcaacatcCCTCCTCccctttaataaaaattcgttTTAGCACACTTTTAAGAAAGAACATCAAGGTTTGCTTGTGTGTTGACATTTCTCCTAAGATTCAAAATCAGCATTATTTATCACACCAATAAGAGGGTTctcaattatttgtaattaataaatcttaGGACAAACAAAATAACGACAAAGATTGCCAGTGTAtgatatcatttttacaaatgtttCAGCAGGATTTGCTACTCATACGTCAAATCAATGGATATAAATACTTCACAGTTATGAAGTATCATTACATTACCCaagataaagattttaaaatttttgcatgcaattggttttttaattctattaatttaaagGAAAACTTAGAAAATCTACGATAGAAGAGGTAAATGAAAATTGTAATATCGGGTGATAAAGTACTtcttttagttataaataaattattttcattaataaaagacatttcagaatatattttcaaaatatgaacttttttatgCCATATTTTGCTTATATTGAATAAAGTTCATGgattaaaaatcttaaaaagttCATATTCAGTTTATctttcaatatgatttattaagaattcctttcaatggtttttttaaaaaagctaGTAACGCATTTTAAGgtgtctaaataaaaataaatatctgggGAAAACCTACCTATAGTAGATAAGTACTGATTCCACACTCTCAGTATCGAAATACTTAAATTGAATTGTATGCATTtgggtttttttcaaaataaattatgctaATTGCTTACTGATATATAAACCATAGTTCCAAGCATTTAATCTCAGATCACTTTAAACAACTGAACtgataattattaatctaaaaaaatgtacttaaaattaGGAATCCTCCTTGTTGTTTGTGCTTGTGCAATAGCACAGAAGAATGATATTATACTCAAGGCAGCTTCATCACGAACCAATTGTGGATGTCAATGTAATAACTACATATTCAAAGATAAATATGGGAGGACACAAGGAAACTGCAACACGTAAGACATTTTCTAatgatttcaaaatgaaatattctaaCATGATACATATATCTGTTAATAATGACAGAGCTGACAAATCGGGAGCCAAATGGTGTTATGTCTCTCGTGGAAATACTTGTAATGACGTGACTTACTCTAGCAGAAAGGACGAAAGAGGACAACCCAGAAGGATATCAAATGAAGCTTGTGCCACACCTGTTTGTAATGGTCGTTTTACTGGTGGAGGTCAAGGTGGATCCTTTGGAGGAAGCAGTGGTGGTAGTGGTTCATTTGGAGGAGGCCACGGTGGAAGTGGCACTTTCGGAGGAAGCAATGGCGGAAGTGGTTCCTTCGGAGGAAGCAATGGTGGAAGTGGCTCCTTCGGAGGAGGCTATGGTGGAAGTGGATCCTCCGGAGGTAGTGGTTCATTTGGAAGAGGCCACGGTGGAAGTGGTTCATTTGGAGGAGGCCGCGGTGGAAGTGGTTCTTTCGGAGGAAGCAATGGCGGAAGTGGTTCCTTCGGAGGAGGCCGTGGTGGTTCCTCTGGAGGTAGTGGTTCATTTGGAGGGGGGCACAGTGGAAGTGGGTCCTTCGGAGGAGGCCGTGGTGGTTCCTCTGGAGGTAGTGGTTCATTTGGAGGGGGGCACAGTGGAAGTGGGTCCTTCGGAGGAGGCCGTGGTGGTTCCTCTGGAGGTAGTGGTTCATTTGGAGGGGGGCACAGTGGAAGTGGTTCATTCGGAGGAAGCGGCTCTTTCGGAGGAGGCCATGGTGGAAGTGGATCCTCTGGAGGTAGTGGTTCTTTCGGAGGAAGGCCTGGTGGAAGTGGCTCTTTCGGAGGAGGGCACGGTGGAAGTGGCACTTTTGGAGGAAGCAACGGTGGAAGTGGCCTCTCTGGAGGAAGTGGTTATTCCCAAGGTGGACATAAAGGCTATGGCAAATGATATACCTACCGAGTTATTTTTATGGCAAAGGATTTCTATCATTCTAATATTTGGAACTTTGAATTATGACATTATatttatacgtattttttttatatatatcattcaatagtcatttgattattttattttaggacaaataaaatcctaaaattgtggagacaatacattttttaaatttagaaaagtgAACAATcgaatttgtgttttatttaaggtactacaaatgatttttaatagtttagAATTATGGTATacaacttaaattatttttagttcatttttaactattagAAAGAAACTGTTGTCCCTAACAAATAATCATAATCTTAACAAATtagttcttaattaataaaactttaatacattgtaattttaaaacttccttaaaaaaatatttttcaaagccatttatacaaaaataacatgaGAATTTgacatacaataattatttgcaCAGTTTTTTCAGGGAAAATGTCAGTTATACTATGAAAGAATCACAATAATGGCACATTTAGCAGTGCTATTCACAAGTCATTCTTTTCGaggcaaaatttaattgaagacGATTGTTCAGCTATTAATCAGTTATTACTAACAAGAAAACTAGATG harbors:
- the LOC121120372 gene encoding uncharacterized protein isoform X1: MYLKLGILLVVCACAIAQKNDIILKAASSRTNCGCQCNNYIFKDKYGRTQGNCNTADKSGAKWCYVSRGNTCNDVTYSSRKDERGQPRRISNEACATPVCNGRFTGGGQGGSFGGSSGGSGSFGGGHGGSGTFGGSNGGSGSFGGSNGGSGSFGGGYGGSGSSGGSGSFGRGHGGSGSFGGGRGGSGSFGGSNGGSGSFGGGRGGSSGGSGSFGGGHSGSGSFGGGRGGSSGGSGSFGGGHSGSGSFGGGRGGSSGGSGSFGGGHSGSGSFGGSGSFGGGHGGSGSSGGSGSFGGRPGGSGSFGGGHGGSGTFGGSNGGSGLSGGSGYSQGGHKGYGK
- the LOC121120372 gene encoding uncharacterized protein isoform X2, whose product is MYLKLGILLVVCACAIAQKNDIILKAASSRTNCGCQCNNYIFKDKYGRTQGNCNTADKSGAKWCYVSRGNTCNDVTYSSRKDERGQPRRISNEACATPVCNGRFTGGGQGGSFGGSSGGSGSFGGGHGGSGTFGGSNGGSGSFGGSNGGSGSFGGGYGGSGSSGGSGSFGRGHGGSGSFGGGRGGSGSFGGSNGGSGSFGGGRGGSSGGSGSFGGGHSGSGSFGGGRGGSSGGSGSFGGGHSGSGSFGGGRGGSSGGSGSFGGGHSGSGSFGGRPGGSGSFGGGHGGSGTFGGSNGGSGLSGGSGYSQGGHKGYGK